A window from Microbacterium ginsengiterrae encodes these proteins:
- the rho gene encoding transcription termination factor Rho — protein MENFSETQNDQAAPATESSAAEAPAAETAAPRKRAPRRATTATAAAKAAQAAEAAPDAAPASTPDAPAAADEAPKAKAPRRSRAKKADAEATPAETAPAEAAAPAATESAASDAAQADSAAPAEAAPKTSGRGRRTKKTDAAADTSSEGAAPAADAAPAETAPAETAQNDSAQGDAKTDNADAPAQAEKPAKGKGKGQKSKGQSDKADKDSSDNGQNDKGQNERNGSDKGQNERSSSDSDNSEDGEESSGRSRSRNRSRNRGRNKDQNGQDAQQSGPSDDESGNGRGRQRNKRRGGGVSDEFDTEIGEDDVLIPIAGILDVLDNYAFVRTTGYLAGASDVYVSLGQVKKYNLRKGDAIVGAIKQPREGEQQGRQKYNALVKVDSINGLSVDDAATRVEFGKLTPLYPQERLRLETAPEKLTQRIIDLVAPIGKGQRGLIVAPPKAGKTIVLQQIANAIAQNNPEVHLMVVLVDERPEEVTDMERTVKGEVIASTFDRPAEDHTTVAELAIERAKRLVELGRDVVVLLDSITRLGRAYNIATPTSGRVLTGGVDAAALYPPKRFFGAARNIENGGSLTILATALVETGSKMDEVIFEEFKGTGNSELRLSRSLADKRIFPAVDVNASSTRREEMLLSSDEVKITWKLRRALAGLDQQQALEVVLGKLKETQSNVEFLVQMQKSMPAPVGGGHSHGHENSIR, from the coding sequence GTGGAGAATTTCTCCGAGACCCAGAACGATCAGGCCGCACCCGCAACGGAGTCTTCCGCCGCGGAGGCCCCCGCCGCCGAGACGGCGGCCCCGCGCAAGCGCGCTCCGCGCCGCGCGACCACCGCCACGGCGGCAGCCAAGGCGGCGCAGGCCGCAGAGGCCGCCCCGGATGCCGCGCCGGCATCGACTCCGGATGCGCCCGCCGCAGCGGACGAGGCACCGAAGGCCAAGGCGCCGCGTCGCAGCCGCGCGAAGAAGGCGGACGCCGAGGCGACGCCCGCCGAGACGGCACCCGCCGAGGCAGCAGCCCCGGCGGCGACGGAGAGCGCGGCGTCCGACGCCGCTCAGGCCGACTCCGCAGCACCGGCCGAGGCCGCGCCGAAGACCTCGGGTCGCGGCCGCCGCACCAAGAAGACCGACGCGGCCGCCGACACCTCATCAGAAGGTGCGGCACCGGCAGCCGACGCCGCACCCGCCGAGACCGCACCCGCCGAGACCGCACAGAACGACTCTGCGCAGGGTGATGCGAAGACGGACAACGCCGACGCCCCAGCGCAGGCCGAGAAGCCGGCCAAGGGCAAGGGCAAGGGACAGAAGTCCAAGGGCCAGTCCGATAAGGCCGACAAGGACTCGTCCGACAACGGTCAGAACGACAAGGGTCAGAACGAGCGCAACGGCTCCGACAAGGGCCAGAACGAGCGCTCCTCGTCCGATTCGGACAACTCCGAGGACGGCGAGGAGTCGTCCGGCCGCAGCCGCAGCCGTAACCGCAGCCGCAACCGCGGCCGCAACAAGGACCAGAACGGTCAGGACGCGCAGCAGTCCGGACCGTCCGATGACGAGTCGGGCAACGGCCGCGGCCGCCAGCGCAATAAGCGCCGCGGTGGCGGAGTCTCCGACGAGTTCGACACCGAGATCGGCGAGGACGACGTCCTCATCCCGATCGCCGGAATCCTCGACGTCCTCGACAACTACGCGTTCGTCCGTACGACCGGATACCTCGCCGGAGCCAGCGACGTGTACGTCTCGCTCGGCCAGGTGAAGAAGTACAACCTGCGCAAGGGTGACGCGATCGTCGGCGCCATCAAGCAGCCCCGCGAGGGCGAGCAGCAGGGGCGTCAGAAGTACAACGCACTCGTCAAGGTCGACTCGATCAACGGTCTGTCCGTCGACGATGCCGCGACCCGCGTCGAGTTCGGCAAGCTGACCCCGCTGTACCCGCAGGAGCGTCTGCGTCTGGAGACCGCTCCCGAGAAGCTCACCCAGCGCATCATCGACCTCGTCGCCCCGATCGGCAAGGGTCAGCGCGGACTGATCGTCGCTCCGCCCAAGGCCGGCAAGACCATCGTCCTGCAGCAGATCGCGAACGCGATCGCGCAGAACAACCCTGAGGTGCACCTCATGGTCGTGCTCGTCGACGAGCGCCCCGAAGAGGTCACCGACATGGAGCGCACCGTCAAGGGCGAGGTCATCGCCTCGACCTTCGACCGTCCGGCGGAGGACCACACGACCGTCGCCGAACTCGCCATCGAGCGCGCCAAGCGCCTGGTCGAGCTCGGTCGCGACGTCGTCGTCCTGCTCGACTCGATCACCCGCCTCGGCCGCGCGTACAACATCGCGACCCCGACGTCGGGCCGCGTGCTCACCGGTGGCGTCGACGCTGCGGCGCTCTACCCGCCCAAGCGCTTCTTCGGCGCAGCGCGCAACATCGAGAACGGCGGCTCGCTGACGATCCTCGCCACCGCACTCGTGGAGACCGGATCCAAGATGGACGAGGTCATCTTCGAGGAGTTCAAGGGCACCGGCAACAGCGAGCTGCGTCTGTCGCGCTCGCTCGCCGACAAGCGCATCTTCCCGGCTGTCGACGTCAATGCGTCGTCGACGCGTCGCGAGGAGATGCTGCTGTCCTCCGACGAGGTGAAGATCACGTGGAAGCTGCGCCGCGCCCTCGCCGGTCTCGACCAGCAGCAGGCCCTCGAGGTCGTGCTCGGCAAGCTCAAGGAGACGCAGTCGAACGTCGAGTTCCTCGTGCAGATGCAGAAGTCCATGCCTGCTCCCGTCGGCGGTGGCCACAGCCACGGTCACGAGAACAGCATCCGCTGA
- the prfA gene encoding peptide chain release factor 1, which yields MFESVQALIDEHRRVQEELSDPAVHADAARAKRVNRRYAELSRIVAAHDAWVAASDDLDAARELAKDDEAFAEEIPSLEENLAQTQEKLRRLLIPRDPDDARDVIMEIKAGEGGAESALFAADLLRMYMQYAAHKGWKTELLERNESDLGGYKDVQIAIKGNSSDPAQGVWAHLKYEGGVHRVQRVPATESQGRIHTSTTGVLVFPEVDEPEELHIDPNDLKIDVYRSSGPGGQSVNTTDSAVRITHVPTGIVVSMQNEKSQLQNREAGMRVLRARLLAKQQEELDAAASDARRSQIRGMDRSERIRTYNFPENRIADHRTGFKAYNLDQVMDGALDPLIESAIVADEEARLAAVGQDS from the coding sequence GTGTTCGAGTCCGTCCAGGCGCTCATCGACGAACACCGCCGGGTGCAGGAGGAACTCTCCGACCCGGCGGTGCACGCCGACGCCGCCCGCGCGAAGCGGGTGAACCGGCGCTACGCCGAGCTGAGCAGGATCGTCGCCGCACACGATGCGTGGGTCGCGGCATCCGACGACCTCGACGCGGCGCGCGAGCTCGCCAAGGACGATGAGGCGTTCGCCGAGGAGATCCCCTCGTTGGAGGAGAACCTCGCGCAGACGCAGGAGAAGCTCCGGCGCCTGTTGATCCCGCGCGATCCCGATGACGCCCGCGACGTGATCATGGAGATCAAGGCGGGGGAGGGCGGCGCGGAATCCGCGCTGTTCGCTGCGGACCTGCTGCGCATGTACATGCAGTACGCCGCGCACAAGGGATGGAAGACCGAGCTCCTCGAGCGCAACGAGTCCGATCTCGGCGGCTACAAGGACGTCCAGATCGCGATCAAGGGCAACTCGTCCGATCCGGCCCAGGGCGTGTGGGCCCACCTGAAGTACGAGGGCGGCGTCCACCGCGTCCAGCGTGTTCCCGCCACCGAGTCGCAGGGGCGCATCCACACCTCGACCACCGGCGTCCTCGTGTTCCCCGAGGTCGATGAGCCCGAAGAACTGCACATCGATCCGAACGACCTGAAGATCGACGTCTACCGGTCGTCCGGCCCCGGCGGACAGTCGGTCAACACGACGGACTCCGCAGTGCGCATCACGCACGTGCCCACCGGGATCGTCGTGTCGATGCAGAACGAGAAGTCGCAACTGCAGAACCGTGAGGCGGGGATGCGCGTGCTGCGCGCCCGACTGCTGGCGAAGCAGCAGGAGGAGCTGGATGCCGCGGCATCCGACGCCCGTCGATCGCAGATCCGCGGGATGGACCGCTCCGAGCGCATCCGCACGTACAACTTCCCGGAGAACCGGATCGCCGACCACCGAACGGGATTCAAGGCGTACAACCTCGACCAGGTCATGGACGGCGCCCTCGACCCCCTCATCGAATCCGCGATCGTCGCGGATGAGGAGGCGCGCCTGGCCGCCGTCGGTCAGGACTCCTGA
- the epsC gene encoding serine O-acetyltransferase EpsC codes for MIARIREDITAARRRDPAARNGLEVALLYPGLHAIWAHRVSHALWRRNLRFLARANSQLARTLTGIEIHPGARIGRRFFIDHGSGVVIGETAEIGDDVLLYHGVTLGGRTSDATGKRHPTLADGVVVGAGAKIIGPITVGPDTVVGAGAVVTKDAPANSVLTGVPAHSRTRREHDDFSDLRLASDYSI; via the coding sequence ATGATCGCTCGGATTCGCGAGGACATCACTGCCGCGCGCCGACGTGACCCTGCTGCGCGCAACGGTCTGGAGGTCGCGCTCCTCTACCCCGGCCTGCACGCGATCTGGGCGCACCGTGTCTCGCATGCCCTGTGGCGCCGCAACCTGCGGTTCCTCGCCAGGGCGAACTCGCAGCTCGCCCGCACCCTCACCGGCATCGAGATCCATCCCGGAGCGCGGATCGGCCGGCGGTTCTTCATCGATCACGGCAGCGGCGTCGTCATCGGCGAGACCGCCGAGATCGGCGACGATGTGCTGCTGTACCACGGGGTCACGCTGGGAGGTCGGACAAGCGACGCGACGGGCAAACGGCACCCGACGCTTGCCGACGGGGTCGTCGTCGGCGCCGGGGCGAAAATCATCGGCCCCATCACTGTCGGGCCGGACACTGTGGTCGGCGCCGGAGCCGTGGTGACGAAGGACGCCCCGGCCAACAGCGTCCTCACCGGCGTACCGGCGCATTCGCGCACGCGGCGGGAGCACGACGACTTCAGCGACCTGCGCCTCGCATCCGACTACTCGATCTGA
- the cysK gene encoding cysteine synthase A gives MSGIHEDITTAFGNTPLVRLNRVTEGLGATVLAKLEYYNPASSVKDRIGIAMINAAEASGELSPGGTIVESTSGNTGIALAMVGAARGYKVILTMPASMSKERRVLLKAFGAEIVLTDPTKGMSGAIEETKRIVSETPGAVWIRQFENAANPQIHRETTAQEILRDTDGDVDIFIAGVGTGGTVTGTGQALKAAKPDVKVIAVEPKDSPVLTEGHPGPHKIQGIGPNFVPGVLDQDVLDEVITAEFDESLRLARELAAKEGLLVGMSSGAALSAALKVAARPENAGKTIVVVMPDTGERYISTALFEDLREG, from the coding sequence ATGTCCGGCATCCACGAAGACATCACCACTGCTTTCGGCAACACCCCCCTTGTGCGCCTGAATCGCGTCACCGAAGGGCTCGGGGCGACGGTGCTCGCCAAGCTCGAGTATTACAACCCGGCGTCGAGCGTGAAGGACCGCATCGGCATCGCGATGATCAACGCGGCCGAGGCGTCGGGCGAGCTCTCCCCCGGCGGGACGATCGTCGAGTCGACGAGCGGCAACACCGGCATCGCCCTGGCGATGGTGGGCGCGGCGCGCGGGTACAAGGTCATCCTCACGATGCCCGCTTCGATGTCGAAGGAGCGCAGGGTGCTGCTCAAGGCGTTCGGCGCGGAGATCGTCCTGACCGACCCGACCAAGGGCATGAGCGGTGCCATCGAGGAGACCAAGCGGATCGTCTCCGAGACGCCCGGGGCCGTCTGGATCCGGCAGTTCGAGAACGCCGCCAACCCGCAGATCCACCGCGAGACCACGGCGCAGGAGATCCTCCGCGACACCGACGGAGACGTCGACATCTTCATCGCCGGCGTCGGCACCGGCGGAACCGTGACGGGAACCGGCCAGGCACTGAAGGCCGCCAAGCCCGACGTAAAGGTGATCGCGGTCGAGCCCAAGGACTCCCCCGTTCTCACCGAGGGTCACCCCGGCCCGCACAAGATCCAGGGCATCGGCCCGAACTTCGTCCCCGGTGTCCTCGACCAGGACGTGCTCGACGAAGTCATCACCGCCGAGTTCGACGAATCGCTGCGTCTGGCACGCGAGCTCGCCGCGAAGGAGGGGCTGCTGGTCGGCATGTCCTCCGGTGCTGCGCTGTCTGCGGCCCTCAAGGTCGCGGCGCGCCCGGAGAACGCCGGGAAGACCATCGTCGTGGTGATGCCCGACACCGGTGAGCGTTACATCTCCACCGCGCTGTTCGAAGACCTCCGCGAGGGTTGA
- the prmC gene encoding peptide chain release factor N(5)-glutamine methyltransferase — MPEPTIAAAVRAGAERLAAAGVPDPLVDAELLAGHVRGLRRGEVQAAIIRGDGWSAQDAKALDGLIARRAAREPLQHLTGRAPFRHLELAVGPGVFVPRPETETVAQFAIDALLTDASPTPVGVDLCTGSGAIALAMATEVPHSRVFAVELSPDAYAWAERNTASAENLTLVHGDLADTLVELDGTASVVISNPPYVPDDAVPRDPEVRLHDPAMALYGGPDGLDVVRTLSSRALRLLRSGGLLVIEHGELQGEAIRALLTADGWRAATTHQDLTRRDRATTALKP, encoded by the coding sequence ATGCCCGAACCCACCATCGCCGCCGCCGTCAGAGCGGGCGCAGAACGCCTCGCCGCCGCCGGCGTGCCCGACCCGCTCGTCGATGCGGAACTGCTCGCCGGTCATGTGCGGGGACTGCGGCGCGGAGAGGTGCAGGCGGCGATCATCCGCGGAGACGGATGGAGTGCGCAGGACGCGAAGGCACTCGATGGACTCATCGCCCGTCGAGCCGCACGCGAGCCGCTGCAACACCTGACCGGTCGTGCCCCGTTCCGGCACCTCGAGCTCGCCGTCGGCCCTGGCGTCTTCGTCCCCCGGCCCGAGACCGAGACGGTCGCGCAGTTCGCGATCGACGCACTGCTGACCGACGCGTCCCCCACGCCCGTCGGCGTCGACCTCTGCACCGGCAGCGGCGCCATCGCACTGGCGATGGCCACGGAAGTGCCTCACTCTCGTGTCTTCGCCGTCGAGCTCTCGCCCGACGCCTACGCGTGGGCGGAGCGGAACACGGCATCCGCCGAGAACCTCACGCTCGTCCACGGGGATCTGGCCGACACGCTCGTGGAACTCGACGGCACGGCCTCGGTGGTCATCTCGAATCCGCCCTACGTGCCGGACGACGCCGTCCCCAGGGACCCCGAGGTGCGGCTGCACGATCCCGCCATGGCGCTGTACGGCGGACCGGACGGCCTCGACGTCGTCCGCACGCTGAGTTCCCGCGCGCTGCGGCTGCTGCGGTCCGGCGGTCTGCTCGTCATCGAGCACGGCGAGCTGCAGGGCGAGGCGATCCGCGCACTGCTGACCGCGGACGGCTGGCGTGCGGCGACGACCCACCAGGACCTCACCCGCCGCGACAGGGCGACGACCGCGCTGAAGCCCTGA